One region of Glycine max cultivar Williams 82 chromosome 9, Glycine_max_v4.0, whole genome shotgun sequence genomic DNA includes:
- the LOC100788045 gene encoding GDSL esterase/lipase 5: MTKQNFPLGCSVVCISIILIQFIASMNFSTSQSFKNETSSISTTTTTTKAFFIFGDSTVDSGNNNYLNTIPENKADYKPYGQNGFFQEPTGRFSDGRVIVDFIAEYAKLPLLPPFLQPNADYSNGANFASGGAGVLAETHQGLVIDLQTQLSHFEEVTKLLSENLGEKKAKELISEAIYFISIGSNDYMGGYLGNPKMQESYNPEQYVGMVIGNLTHAVQSLYEKGARRFGFLSLSPLGCLPALRALNQEANKGGCFEAASALALAHNNALSNVLPSLEHVLEGFKYSNSNFYDWLRDRIDNPANYGFKDGVNACCGSGPYGGVFSCGGTKKVIEYFSLCDNVGEYVWWDSFHPTEKIHEQLSKALWNGPPSSVGPYNLENFFNKEIKLTIADVVDAPQIQNGEFHY; the protein is encoded by the exons ATGACAAAGCAAAATTTTCCTTTGGGTTGCTCTGTTGTTTGCATAAGCATAATCTTAATCCAGTTCATTGCTTCAATGAATTTCAGCACATCCCAGAGCTTCAAAAACGAAACTAGTAGTATCAGTACAACTACCACCACTACTAAGGCCTTTTTCATATTTGGCGACTCTACTGTAGACTCTGGCAACAACAACTACCTAAATACTATCCCTGAGAACAAGGCAGATTACAAACCATATGGACAAAACGGCTTTTTTCAAGAACCCACGGGAAGATTCTCAGATGGTCGTGTCATTGTAGATTTTATAG CTGAATATGCTAAGCTGCCACTACTTCCTCCATTTTTACAACCAAATGCTGATTACAGTAACGGTGCCAACTTTGCTTCTGGTGGGGCCGGTGTTCTTGCTGAAACCCATCAGGGACTG GTGATTGACCTTCAAACACAATTAAGTCACTTTGAAGAAGTGACGAAATTATTATCAGAAAATCTAGGAGAGAAGAAGGCAAAGGAATTGATCTCAGAAGCAATTTATTTCATTAGCATAGGAAGCAACGATTACATGGGTGGATATCTTGGTAACCCAAAAATGCAAGAAAGCTACAATCCTGAACAATATGTTGGAATGGTCATTGGAAACTTGACACATGCAGTCCAA AGCCTATATGAGAAAGGGGCTAGAAGGTTTGGGTTCTTAAGTTTGTCTCCTTTGGGTTGCTTGCCAGCTCTTAGAGCTCTAAACCAAGAAGCCAACAAAGGTGGTTGTTTTGAAGCAGCTTCTGCTCTTGCTCTAGCACATAATAATGCTTTGAGTAATGTTCTCCCAAGCCTCGAGCATGTCCTTGAAGGATTCAAGTACTCTAACTCTAATTTCTATGATTGGCTTCGAGATAGAATAGACAACCCTGCAAATTATG GCTTTAAGGATGGAGTTAATGCTTGCTGTGGAAGTGGACCTTATGGGGGTGTCTTCAGTTGTGGAGGAACAAAGAAAGTCATAGAGTACTTCAGCTTATGCGACAATGTTGGTGAGTATGTATGGTGGGATTCTTTTCACCCAACAGAGAAGATCCATGAACAATTGTCTAAGGCATTATGGAATGGACCACCTTCCTCGGTAGGGCCATACAATTTAGAAAACTTCTTCAACAAAGAGATCAAGCTCACTATTGCTGATGTAGTTGATGCTCCACAAATTCAGAATGGAGAATTTCACTACTga
- the LOC100305808 gene encoding photosystem II subunit X-like protein, whose translation MASTSAVSLAMPVTYASQKRVLVPSSDALFLKPLPLRSYSSKAMAASKVPNGRFQVRASMKEKVVTGLTAAAFTASMMAPDVAEAAVSPSLKNFLLSIAAGGVVVAAIIGAVVGVSNFDPVKRS comes from the coding sequence atgGCTTCCACTTCTGCAGTTTCATTGGCTATGCCAGTAACTTATGCCAGCCAGAAGAGGGTACTGGTGCCTAGCTCTGATGCATTATTCCTCAAGCCACTGCCTCTACGTTCTTATTCTTCCAAGGCAATGGCAGCATCAAAAGTACCCAATGGAAGGTTTCAGGTGAGGGCTTCCATGAAGGAGAAAGTTGTGACAGGCCTCACAGCAGCTGCATTCACAGCCTCAATGATGGCTCCTGATGTGGCCGAGGCCGCCGTTTCGCCTTCTCTCAAGAACTTCTTGCTCAGCATCGCCGCCGgtggtgttgttgttgctgccaTTATCGGTGCGGTGGTCGGGGTTTCCAATTTCGATCCCGTCAAGCGAAGCTGA